In the bacterium genome, one interval contains:
- the mreD gene encoding rod shape-determining protein MreD — translation MRAVAAIALVAGFGVLLQTTLIHALPTRFQIAPDVLLAVCVFLGLHRHTVGGVIGAFLLGYVQDAVGGGAVGLNAFGMVVVYVLVYLTCRSLWVDNVISKVVLVFLASWVKTVAVLAVSIVFGTIGDDWGPVFGQALISATLAAAVAPPVFALLAGMRMSDPREAA, via the coding sequence ATGCGGGCGGTGGCCGCGATCGCGCTGGTCGCGGGGTTCGGGGTGTTGCTGCAGACGACGTTGATCCACGCCCTCCCGACCCGCTTTCAGATCGCCCCGGATGTCCTGCTCGCGGTGTGCGTCTTCCTCGGCCTGCACCGCCACACGGTGGGCGGGGTGATCGGCGCCTTCCTGCTCGGCTACGTGCAGGACGCGGTGGGCGGCGGCGCCGTCGGCCTCAACGCCTTCGGCATGGTGGTGGTCTACGTGCTCGTGTACTTGACCTGCCGCAGCCTCTGGGTGGACAACGTCATTTCCAAGGTCGTACTGGTGTTTCTCGCCTCGTGGGTGAAGACGGTGGCGGTCCTGGCGGTGTCGATCGTGTTCGGGACGATCGGCGACGACTGGGGGCCCGTGTTCGGCCAGGCGCTGATCAGCGCCACGTTGGCGGCGGCGGTGGCGCCCCCGGTGTTCGCGCTGCTCGCCGGGATGCGCATGAGCGACCCGCGCGAGGCCGCCTGA
- the mreC gene encoding rod shape-determining protein MreC — MEFLRRNRVLVASASLLVCSLLLVSVSVRAERRDPVGRLLLDALAPFQVVFSWIGRGTGQLWAGYIDVVNARREADELRVRVAALESQLSRLAEMERENQRLQALLGFRAQLPSTAYGARVIARDPGPLSTTLTIDRGSRDGVTRGMAVVARDGVVGRVVEVSHTVSRVALLTDHNSGIDAIVDRTRARGVVQGGSDGDCYMNYLNRDADVKIGDRVLTSGLDGVFPKGMTIGEVVEVGRRHRGLLQSATVHPSAELDQVEEVMLVSPAPVSEEPPA, encoded by the coding sequence ATGGAGTTTCTGCGCCGCAACCGCGTCCTCGTCGCGTCGGCCAGCCTGCTCGTCTGCTCCCTGCTTCTCGTCTCGGTCAGCGTCCGCGCCGAGCGCCGCGATCCGGTTGGCCGCCTGTTGCTCGACGCGCTGGCGCCGTTCCAGGTCGTGTTCAGTTGGATCGGTCGGGGCACCGGGCAGCTCTGGGCGGGCTACATCGACGTCGTCAACGCCCGCCGCGAAGCCGACGAGCTGCGGGTCCGCGTGGCGGCGCTGGAGAGCCAGTTGTCGCGCCTCGCGGAGATGGAGCGCGAGAACCAGCGGCTCCAGGCGCTGCTCGGGTTCCGCGCCCAACTGCCGTCGACCGCGTACGGCGCGCGGGTCATCGCCCGCGATCCGGGTCCGCTGTCGACGACGCTGACCATCGACCGCGGCAGCCGCGACGGCGTCACCCGGGGCATGGCGGTGGTGGCGAGGGACGGCGTGGTCGGCCGGGTCGTCGAGGTCAGCCACACGGTGTCGCGGGTGGCGCTGCTCACCGACCACAACAGCGGCATCGACGCGATCGTCGATCGCACCCGCGCCCGCGGCGTCGTCCAGGGCGGCAGCGACGGCGACTGCTACATGAACTACCTGAACCGCGATGCCGACGTGAAGATCGGTGACCGCGTGCTGACCTCCGGCCTCGACGGCGTCTTCCCCAAGGGCATGACCATCGGCGAGGTCGTCGAGGTCGGCCGGCGCCACCGCGGCCTGCTGCAGTCGGCGACCGTCCACCCGAGCGCCGAGCTCGATCAGGTGGAGGAGGTGATGCTGGTGTCGCCGGCGCCGGTGTCCGAGGAGCCGCCGGCGTAA
- the mrdA gene encoding penicillin-binding protein 2 has protein sequence MFGVHEVSPVVRRRVSLAMTFAVVVVLLLGARLWHLQVLHGEEMAALSENNRIRLRRDPATRGRVVDRYGAVVIDSQASFDAVLVPEDARDLPSVVETLAPFLGQTTAETQAALDRAAGRPAFQEVTIKRNLAYDEVAAIETHQVELPGVSLRVTPSRVYPHGPSLAHVLGYVGEVTQEEVERHPNYRPGDVVGKAGLERQWEADLRGVEGGQQIEVDALGRELRVLDEAEAVPGHTLVLSVDLALQEAAERALGDNAGAVVALDPRNGDVLAMVSEPSFDPNAFTGGIKPALWRELTTHPRHPLNARATQGQYPPGSTFKIIVAAAALEEGIVNPFTRIGCPGYLAFGNHTFRCWKHGGHGSVNVHDALVGSCDVFFYQVGSRLGVDTIARYAREFGLGAPTGIEIGNERSGLMPDSAWKKQRFKQPWQKGETLSVAIGQGAVTATPLQMAEAVATIATGVRYQPRLVQRVEAIDGSLVREIPPRVAAKLEVRDTVLKQVQEALVDVVSRGTGKNAKLPDIAVGGKTGTSQVVTIGRTRLKASQMKWNQRDHAWFVAFAPAEEPTIAIATLVEHADGGGGAVAAPIAKEVLKAYFRLQEERTGVRVAQN, from the coding sequence ATGTTCGGCGTCCACGAGGTCTCGCCCGTCGTTCGCCGGCGGGTCAGCCTGGCGATGACCTTCGCGGTCGTCGTCGTGCTGCTCCTCGGCGCGCGATTGTGGCACCTGCAGGTGCTGCACGGCGAGGAGATGGCCGCGCTGTCGGAGAACAACCGCATCCGTCTGCGCCGCGACCCGGCGACGCGCGGCCGGGTGGTCGACCGCTACGGCGCGGTGGTGATCGACAGCCAGGCGTCGTTCGATGCCGTGCTGGTGCCCGAGGACGCCCGCGACCTGCCGTCGGTGGTCGAGACGCTGGCGCCCTTCCTCGGCCAGACCACCGCCGAGACGCAGGCCGCCCTGGATCGCGCCGCCGGCCGGCCGGCGTTCCAGGAGGTGACGATCAAGCGCAACCTCGCCTACGACGAAGTGGCGGCGATCGAGACCCATCAGGTCGAGCTGCCGGGCGTCTCGCTGCGCGTGACCCCGAGTCGGGTCTATCCGCACGGACCGTCGCTGGCGCACGTCCTGGGCTACGTCGGCGAGGTGACCCAGGAGGAGGTCGAGCGCCATCCCAACTACCGCCCCGGCGACGTCGTCGGCAAAGCCGGGCTCGAGCGGCAGTGGGAGGCGGATCTGCGCGGCGTGGAGGGCGGCCAGCAGATCGAGGTGGACGCGCTCGGCCGCGAGCTGCGGGTGCTCGACGAGGCCGAGGCGGTGCCCGGGCACACCCTGGTGCTGTCGGTCGACCTGGCGCTGCAGGAGGCCGCCGAACGGGCGCTGGGCGACAATGCGGGCGCCGTCGTCGCGCTCGACCCGCGCAACGGCGACGTCCTGGCCATGGTGAGCGAGCCGTCCTTCGATCCCAACGCCTTCACCGGCGGCATCAAGCCGGCCCTGTGGCGCGAGCTCACCACCCACCCGCGGCATCCGCTGAACGCCCGCGCCACCCAGGGACAGTATCCGCCCGGCTCGACGTTCAAGATCATCGTCGCCGCGGCGGCGCTCGAGGAGGGGATCGTCAACCCGTTCACCCGCATCGGCTGCCCCGGCTATCTCGCCTTCGGCAACCACACGTTCCGCTGCTGGAAACACGGCGGGCACGGCTCGGTGAACGTGCACGACGCCCTGGTGGGGTCCTGCGACGTCTTCTTCTACCAGGTGGGCTCGCGACTCGGCGTCGACACCATCGCCCGGTACGCGCGCGAGTTCGGGCTCGGGGCGCCGACCGGCATCGAGATCGGCAACGAGCGCTCGGGCCTGATGCCGGACTCGGCGTGGAAGAAGCAGCGATTCAAACAGCCCTGGCAGAAGGGTGAGACGCTGTCGGTGGCGATCGGCCAGGGCGCGGTGACGGCGACGCCGCTGCAGATGGCGGAAGCGGTGGCGACCATCGCCACCGGCGTGCGCTACCAGCCGCGTCTGGTGCAGCGGGTGGAGGCGATCGACGGCTCGCTGGTGCGGGAGATCCCGCCGCGCGTCGCCGCCAAGCTGGAGGTGCGGGACACCGTGCTGAAGCAGGTGCAGGAGGCGCTGGTGGACGTGGTCAGTCGCGGCACCGGCAAGAACGCGAAGCTGCCCGACATCGCGGTCGGCGGCAAGACCGGCACCTCGCAGGTGGTCACCATCGGCCGCACCCGGCTCAAGGCGAGCCAGATGAAGTGGAACCAGCGCGATCACGCGTGGTTCGTCGCCTTCGCGCCCGCCGAGGAGCCGACGATCGCCATCGCGACGCTGGTCGAGCACGCCGACGGCGGCGGCGGCGCCGTCGCGGCGCCGATCGCCAAGGAGGTGCTGAAGGCCTACTTCCGCCTCCAGGAGGAGCGAACGGGGGTGCGCGTTGCTCAGAATTGA